The following nucleotide sequence is from Microbacterium imperiale.
ACGGTGCAGCCACTCCACGTCGGCGTCCGAGGACAGCCCCTGGGCATAGACGAGATCGCTGAGGGTCGACACCTTTCCAGACTAGGGGGCGGATGCCGTGGCCGCGGTGCGCATCGGCTCCCGCCGACGCCTCGCGGGCGTCGGCACCAGGGCCTCGTCGACGAAGCGGCGCATCGCCGTCGCGAGCGGCCCTCTCGCAGCGCGCCGCGAGATCGGGCGTGCCGCCAGCAGCGCGGCATCCGTCGCCCGGGGATCCCACGGCAGGAACCAGCACCGGTCGGCTCCGGTGTACCGCTCGAGGGTGCGCCGCACCTGCCCCCGGGCATCCATGCCGAGCGGCCCGCCGCGCAGCTTGGTCGCCAGGACTCGGATGGGCGCGGCGCCGGCGACCGCCCGCAGCTCGGGGTAGGCGCGCACGAATCGCGATACCCCTACCGGGTCGGCGGCCACGAGACCCACGACGACGTCGGCCGACCCCAGCGCGGCGAGCCCGGCGGCGTTGCGCCGCGGGCCGTCGAGATCGCTGACGATCTCTTCGTCGCGCTCGAGTGCGGCAGCGGTGTCGATGACGAGGTCATCGACCCAGTCGCGCGCCGCTTCGATGGCCCCCGTGACACGCTCGGCGGTCAGCTCCGGCCACCGACTCGGGCGGTTGATGCCGACGAGCACCTCGACGTCTTCGACCGGCACCGCGATACGAGTGAGCTCCGCGGGGGTCAGCGCGCTCCGCGCCGCCTGACGGCAGGCCGCCGCCAGTCCCGGGCCCTCGTCGGGGATGCCGAGCGCCAGCGCCACCGACGGCGCGTGGGTGTCGGCATCGGCGAGACCCACGCGGCGGCCACCACGGGCCAGCGCGAACGCGAGCTCGATCGACACGGTCGTCCGTCCAGGAGCGCCGTGCGACCCCCAAACGACGATCGACCGGCCGCGCGTGTGCGGGGCGGCCGCCGTCGGGAGGGCGTGGAGGGCATCGAGGGGATCGGCGTCTGCGTCGACCGTTGCGACGCCGAGCGACTCGGCGAACCGCCGATCGAGGTCGCGGCGGCACCGCGCGACGATCCGCGTTCCGGAGCGATCGCACATCATCACGAGGTCGGAAGTCAGGCTGTCGCGGTCGCCCGAGACGACGAGCACGTCGGCGCGCGCGATGTCGTGGCCCGTCGCGGCGGCGTCGGCTGCGAGCAGCGCCGCGGCGCGAGGGCCGGCGGCGAACACCACCTCGACGCCGGCGGAACGCAGCCGCTGCGCGACGCGCTGCGCATCCGGCAGAGCCAGGGCGACGCGCATCAGAGTGCACCCGTGGGAACGACCGAGATGGCGTCGCCGCGCGCGATCGCCCCGAGCACGGCGGCGACGTCGTCCCGATCGAGGACGAGCTCGACGGTGGCCGACCCCGTAGCCATGACACCTTCCGACTCGTGGACGGCACGCACCGTGGCCGCGCCGACGAGCACGCGCGGCTCGTCAAAGACCCCGCTCTCGGACTGCGGGGCGTGCCACACCTCGACGGCCGCTCCCTCGGCGAGCGCCGCGGGCAGCCCCTGGGTCACGGACACCACGACCGTGGTCACGGCGAGGTCGTCCGGATCCGCCACGGATGCGTGAGGCACCAGTTCGCCGTCCCCGATCGTCCGGGCCGCGACTGCGCCGGGTGCCAGCGTGCCCGGGGCGAGATACGCCCCGGCCTGCGACCCCAGAGCGACGTCGACCACCCGCAGGTCATCGGCCCGCAGCGTTTCGCCGGGCACGATCGTCCGCGCCGCCGCCAGCACCGGGACGGTCTGCCGAGCCGCGTCGACGACGAGCCAGACGCCGACGATCGAGGCGATGACGAGGACGACGCCGAGCAGGAAGCGGATGTCGGCCCAGAAGGCCCGCGGACGTGCGACGGCTGCTGAGGTCATGTCCCTCATGGTGCCCGGGTCCCCGTCATCGACGGAGGCGTTCTCCACAGGCTGTCAAGTGGCCTGTCGGTGGCGCTCCTACGCCTCGATAATGGGCGCATGCCCGCCTCCTCCGACCGCGCGCGCTTCCTCGCGCCCTCGCAGGTCGCCGAGATGCTTCAGATCGAGGTCGACGAAGTCGTCGCCCTCGTCGTCGAAGGTCGCCTCAGCGGCGCCCGCGTCGGATCGCCGCCGCGCTGGCGGGTCGAAGCGGCCAGCATCGAGGATTATCTCGCCGCGCAGGTCGAGGATGCCCGTCGATCGGCGCTGTGGCAGGAGTCGCAGCTCGCGAGCTTCCCGGAGCTGTGGGGGCAGCGTCCGCCCGAGCGCTGAGCGCCCTCGTGTCCTCCGAACGGGCGGATTGGCACGCCCACCGCGTCCCGCGAGACTGGCACGTGTCGCGGACATCCCGCGGCGCCGATCCCCCAGGAGGCACGATGAACCCACGAGAACACCCGACGTCGACGCTGCCGAGACGATGGCTGAGCGCGGCGGCCGCAGTCACCGCGTCCGCGCTGATTCTCGGCGGCGCTGTGTCGGCGCAGGCCCACGGCTGGGTCGGAGGGTCGGGGAGCGACCTGACCGCACGCGCCGCCCTGAGCTCCAACACCGGCCTCGGCGCGATCCGCTACGAACCGCAGAGCCTGGAAGCAGAAGGAGGGTTCCCGGCGACCGGCCCGGCCGACGGCCGCATCGCTTCGGCCGGCATCTCGCGCTTCGGCGAGCTGGACGAGCAGACCCGAACCCGCTGGACCAAGAACGTCGTCAGCCCCGGGCCCCACGCATTCGGGTGGACCTACACCGCGCCGCATCCGACACAGGAGTGGCGCTACTACATCACCAAGAGCGGATGGAACCCCGACGATCCGCTCGACCGCGACGACTTCGAACTGATGCAGGTGGTGCCCCACGACGGCAGCGCCGCGAGCACGCGCCCGGTTCACACGATCGACATCCCCGACGACAGGTCCGGTTACCACGTCATCCTCGCGGTCTGGGAGATCGCCGACACCGCCAATGCGTTCTACAACGTGATCGACGTCGACATCTCCGGCGCGACGGGCCCCGCCCCCACCCCAACGCCGACACCGACACCGACACCGACATTTGCGCCCGGACCCGACACCGCGGCGCCGACGGCACCGATCGGCGTCCACAGCATGGCGACCACCGCCTACAGCGTGGACCTCATGTGGGCGCCCTCGACCGACGACACCGCGGTGACGGGCTACCGGATCGAACGCGCGACCGGTGACGGACCTTTCTCGGAAATCGCCCGCGTAACCGGAACCACCTATCAGGACACAAGCCTGGCCGCGGCGACGGCCTATCACTATCGCGTGAGCGCGACGGATGCCGCGGGGAACACCTCCGCACCGAGCGCCGTCTTCTCCGTGACGACGCGGTCGCCGGCCCCGGCGGCAGCGGCGTGGAGCTCGACGGGCGCGTACGTCGTCGGCGATGTCGTGTGGCATAACGGCGTCCGGTACGTGTGCCAGCAGAGCCACCAGGGGGTGGGCGACCCGAACTGGATCACCGCGCTCTCCCTGTGGCGGCCGCAGGCATAGATCGTTGCCGCCCCGCCGTCCGACTCCGGCGGCGGGGCGGTCGCGCGCTCTCAGATGCCGATGCCGACGAGCTGCACCCAGGTCACGGTGCTGAACGGGATGACGCGGAGGCCGGCCACCGCCGTGTCTCGGCGCGGGACGTCGGCGTCGTGCAGCGCGAGGTCGAAGTGGTCCGCTCCCGCGCGATCGATCGTGCCGGTGTGAGCGCCGCCGGCGACCGTATGCACGCGGACGGCGCCGCGCCGCCGAGCGGCGTCGCGCAGCACGAATCCGAGGGTCATCCGGCAGGTGATGCCCGCGGCGCCCACCGGGCGGGTACTGCGGGTGAGGGCGGGTCGGGCTGCGCCGACGGCCGTGATCGCCCGCAGCGGGACGAGGGCGCCGTGAGCATCCGCGCCGAGCTCGAGCGAGCACCAGTCGGCTCCCACGCCGGTGAGTGGCCCGCGCAGCGTTGCAGCGGGTCCGGCCAGATCGATCGCGACCTCGTCGGACTCCTCCGCGAGGACGGCGAGGCGGTCGCGGAGCGTCAGCCGCGACATCCGCAATCGTTCGGCCTCGCTGTCGAGGACCGCGCGCTCGGCCTCCCACTCCGAGTCGAGCTGATGCTCCAGATCTTCGAAGAACCGCTCCCAGCGCACGCAGCGAGGCTATCGATCCGGCGCCGGTGCCGCCGGACCTGTCCACAGGTTGGAGGATTCTCATCCGGCCAGATTCGGCAGTGTGCTTCACTCATCGGCGTCGACAGACCTGACGAGAGGAGGAGCGCGCGATGACGTCGATCCCCGCCAGCGACAACCGCCGGTTCCGTCGCATCACCTCGTCGCTCGATATCGCCGAGTACTTCGCCCCGCAGCCGACGGCCACCGCCGATCTACCCGACCCGGAGCCGCTCGTGCGCAACCTGACACGCGGCGTGCTCGAGGTGCTGGCGGGCGTGCGCGAGGTCGAGCAGCTCGCCCGGTGGCTCAGCGA
It contains:
- a CDS encoding AAA family ATPase, encoding MRVALALPDAQRVAQRLRSAGVEVVFAAGPRAAALLAADAAATGHDIARADVLVVSGDRDSLTSDLVMMCDRSGTRIVARCRRDLDRRFAESLGVATVDADADPLDALHALPTAAAPHTRGRSIVVWGSHGAPGRTTVSIELAFALARGGRRVGLADADTHAPSVALALGIPDEGPGLAAACRQAARSALTPAELTRIAVPVEDVEVLVGINRPSRWPELTAERVTGAIEAARDWVDDLVIDTAAALERDEEIVSDLDGPRRNAAGLAALGSADVVVGLVAADPVGVSRFVRAYPELRAVAGAAPIRVLATKLRGGPLGMDARGQVRRTLERYTGADRCWFLPWDPRATDAALLAARPISRRAARGPLATAMRRFVDEALVPTPARRRREPMRTAATASAP
- a CDS encoding SAF domain-containing protein, with product MTSAAVARPRAFWADIRFLLGVVLVIASIVGVWLVVDAARQTVPVLAAARTIVPGETLRADDLRVVDVALGSQAGAYLAPGTLAPGAVAARTIGDGELVPHASVADPDDLAVTTVVVSVTQGLPAALAEGAAVEVWHAPQSESGVFDEPRVLVGAATVRAVHESEGVMATGSATVELVLDRDDVAAVLGAIARGDAISVVPTGAL
- a CDS encoding helix-turn-helix domain-containing protein; translation: MPASSDRARFLAPSQVAEMLQIEVDEVVALVVEGRLSGARVGSPPRWRVEAASIEDYLAAQVEDARRSALWQESQLASFPELWGQRPPER
- a CDS encoding lytic polysaccharide monooxygenase yields the protein MNPREHPTSTLPRRWLSAAAAVTASALILGGAVSAQAHGWVGGSGSDLTARAALSSNTGLGAIRYEPQSLEAEGGFPATGPADGRIASAGISRFGELDEQTRTRWTKNVVSPGPHAFGWTYTAPHPTQEWRYYITKSGWNPDDPLDRDDFELMQVVPHDGSAASTRPVHTIDIPDDRSGYHVILAVWEIADTANAFYNVIDVDISGATGPAPTPTPTPTPTPTFAPGPDTAAPTAPIGVHSMATTAYSVDLMWAPSTDDTAVTGYRIERATGDGPFSEIARVTGTTYQDTSLAAATAYHYRVSATDAAGNTSAPSAVFSVTTRSPAPAAAAWSSTGAYVVGDVVWHNGVRYVCQQSHQGVGDPNWITALSLWRPQA